In one Culex quinquefasciatus strain JHB chromosome 2, VPISU_Cqui_1.0_pri_paternal, whole genome shotgun sequence genomic region, the following are encoded:
- the LOC119766512 gene encoding uncharacterized protein LOC119766512 has product MADELKKKLAMVSDSLGLLEKYKEDYTTNPKLADQVGAWAKQLEAMYDRFYGFSAKLEMLSTDAEVDKLKEDRLAFDARYYTMLAFCLNKSTPSGAAPSLPASSASSSSQTLRTKLPELILPKFNGELKHWCEFRDAFKSAIGSRDDISGVDKVRYLKGLMEGEAKLYLNNVEISEQGYKDAMRKLYLRYENNRQLIKCHIETLFDTPAMSRESADELLLLIDRFEQQLSVLKSLGEPADKWSSLLVYQLSIRLDQRTLREWESYCTKLDSENVASVLGGIVKPAENSDEKTVTPSYVTMINYLQNYARVLTAAPATSPPPPSLSRSKPKPSKSVAYTATAAAKPESSSTTAASSSGKTSKPCVKCGQEHHLYHCPGFHQLNSTSGTPQYALVSHDRAAVLETVFLPTALVNIRDCRGRTQVARCLLDCASQRNFITEALCQKLQLPRVRLPDAISICGIGNSSASVKHKTTVTVHSRVSSFALNSSMLVLPTITVKLPQSTVDVGQWAIPQHVELADPNFAVPGSIDMILGASHFFRILRNGRVKLGENLPLLQNTKFGWVISGDCLREGHDHVNPRDCQFSNPCTIEELVSRFWELEEVQDNKGWSPLERYCEDHFLQHTTRDPDGRYVVKLPKREEMVPLLKDNRFNATRRFYSLEHSLERDPEKKAQYHRFIAEYLQLGHMREVAPEEVDAQPQYFLPHHAVMKPDSTTTKLRTVFDASCRSKSGLSLNDVLLPGPTIQDTLVKIVMRFRYHQFVVCADIEKMFRQILVHPSDQPLQRILWRDDPALPLKELQLLTVTYGTNSAPFLSTRVLQQLADDEEHQFPLAAQALRRDFYVDNLLSGSDDESALTASCKHQAVLAAIPPELHEKSAIRDLDHEASVTTLGLRWEPNTDFLLFKPPHWKESPVLTKRVIASQVSSMFDPLGFVCPTITKAKIKLQALWRMQIDWDAPVPEAVVRDWMEFKQRLTGFDRLRIPRHVIRPGSKRLELHGFCDASENAFGACIYLRSISEDKKCTVRLLTAKSKVAPININTIPRLELCGARLLAKLLCQVLESYAIDAPVYLWTDSTIVLNWISGSPVMWGTFVANRVAEIQERTALATWNHVPSGDNPADLVSRGMDLDELMESALWWHGPQWLGIDQHPWPQIYVPNANVEEERRRVVSLPAVEDQQDIINRYSNLRHLIRIGALLRRFCENCLRHKNGQLKLVGPLTLDELDRTQLDLIRRVQQQYFEEDFRLLSTTGRAHRKSKLRFLHPQLVNGIIRVGGRLHNARIPVDVKHPIVLPAKHRLTEMITRREHLRTLHAGPGLLLSTLRQRFWPLGGRNLVRSIVHRCMTCARAKPSTLQQLMGNLPSVRVNQAHPFENVGVDLAGPIYICSSLRNHRNPIIKAYIVVYVCLATKAVHLDLVTDLTTDAFIACLRRFCGRRGLPANVYCDNGTNFVGAHKELEDLRKLFLTQRHQDAVARDCADSGIHFHFIPPRSPTFGGIWEACVKSVKHLLRRVVGDAHLLESEMQTVLIQIEGQLNSRPIVPLPASPSDEMALTPGHFLVGRPLNAIPDPDQQAIPENRLSRWRRVQQLAQHFWSRWHKEYLATLQNRYRWNTELDNLAVGSVVALMDERYPPQKWLLGRVLDVHPGADGLVRVATVKTSTGTTQRAINKLCLLPVEIDPASIATQQQSPVERSPGPSSGNRAAGSDAGAYSNIQPFILLASHHTSRRMTRTKHQPGLPINPQLFEEHL; this is encoded by the exons atggCCGATGAGCTGAAAAAGAAGCTGGCAATGGTCAGCGACTCGCTGGGGCTGCTAGAGAAGTACAAGGAGGACTACACAACGAATCCTAAGCTAGCAGATCAGGTGGGTGCGTGGGCGAAACAACTGGAGGCGATGTACGACAGGTTCTACGGTTTCTCTGCCAAGCTGGAGATGCTGTCAACCGATGCAGAAGTGGACAAGCTCAAGGAGGATAGGCTGGCGTTTGACGCTCGCTACTACACGATGCTGGCCTTTTGCTTGAATAAGTCGACGCCCTCTGGAGCTGCGCCCAGTTTGCCTGCGTCTTCGGCTTCTTCTTCCTCCCAAACGCTGAGGACGAAGCTTCCTGAGTTGATTCTTCCAAAGTTCAACGGCGAACTCAAGCATTGGTGCGAGTTTCGCGACGCATTCAAGTCGGCGATCGGCTCCCGTGACGATATCAGTGGAGTAGACAAGGTGCGGTACCTGAAGGGGCTCATGGAAGGCGAAGCCAAGCTGTACCTGAACAACGTCGAGATTAGTGAGCAGGGCTACAAGGATGCGATGCGCAAACTCTACCTGCGCTACGAAAACAATCGTCAACTCATCAAGTGCCACATCGAAACCCTCTTCGACACGCCTGCAATGTCACGGGAATCGGCGGACGAGCTGTTGCTGCTCATCGATCGATTCGAGCAGCAGCTTTCGGTTCTCAAATCTTTAGGTGAACCAGCCGACAAGTGGAGTTCTCTGCTGGTTTACCAGTTGTCCATCCGCCTCGACCAGCGCACACTTCGGGAGTGGGAGAGCTACTGCACAAAGCTCGACTCCGAGAACGTTGCATCCGTACTGGGAGGAATCGTCAAGCCCGCTGAGAATTCCGATGAGAAGACGGTCACGCCGTCGTACGTCACGATGATCAACTACCTGCAGAACTACGCCCGTGTCCTGACCGCAGCTCCAGCTACGTCGCCACCCCCACCTTCGCTGTCTCGCTCCAAGCCCAAACCATCGAAGTCGGTGGCCTACACAGCAACTGCAGCAGCAAAACCTGAAAGCAGTTCAACTACAGCAGCATCCAGCAGCGGAAAGACGAGCAAGCCGTGCGTCAAGTGCGGACAAGAGCATCACCTGTACCACTGCCCAGGATTCCACCAGCTCAAC AGCACTTCTGGAACGCCACAGTACGCTCTAGTCTCTCACGATAGAGCTGCTGTTCTGGAAACCGTCTTTCTACCCACCGCGCTCGTGAACATTCGAGATTGCAGAGGTCGCACCCAAGTCGCTCGTTGTCTGCTGGATTGTGCATCGCAACGCAACTTCATCACAGAAGCCCTTTGCCAAAAGCTGCAACTGCCACGTGTCCGCCTCCCGGACGCGATCTCCATCTGCGGAATCGGGAACTCGTCTGCTTCTGTGAAGCACAAGACCACGGTCACTGTCCATTCTCGAGTCTCCTCCTTCGCGCTGAACAGCTCAATGCTGGTTCTGCCGACGATCACCGTGAAGCTACCACAGTCAACAGTGGATGTTGGACAATGGGCGATCCCGCAGCACGTCGAGCTGGCTGATCCAAATTTTGCTGTTCCTGGGTCAATCGACATGATCCTGGGCGCGTCGCATTTCTTCCGAATTCTCCGCAACGGACGAGTCAAGCTCGGAGAAAACCTGCCACTTCTACAGAACACCAAGTTCGGCTGGGTCATTTCTGGAGATTGCCTGCGCGAAGGTCACGACCACGTAAATCCACGAGACTGTCAGTTCAGCAACCCGTGCACGATCGAGGAACTGGTCAGCCGTTTCTGGGAGCTCGAGGAGGTTCAAGACAACAAAGGCTGGTCACCGTTGGAACGCTACTGTGAGGATCACTTCCTCCAGCACACAACCAGGGATCCCGACGGCCGCTACGTAGTGAAGCTTCCCAAGCGCGAAGAAATGGTGCCGCTTTTGAAAGACAACCGGTTCAACGCAACTCGCCGCTTCTACTCTCTGGAGCATTCTCTCGAACGAGATCCGGAGAAGAAGGCGCAGTATCACCGATTCATCGCCGAGTACCTGCAGCTCGGCCACATGCGGGAGGTCGCACCAGAAGAGGTCGACGCTCAGCCGCAGTATTTCCTTCCGCACCACGCTGTCATGAAGCCAGACAGTACCACCACGAAACTTCGCACTGTTTTCGACGCATCGTGCCGCTCAAAGTCGGGTCTCTCGCTAAACGATGTCTTACTTCCTGGTCCCACCATCCAGGACACCCTGGTCAAGATTGTGATGCGCTTCAGATACCACCAGTTTGTCGTTTGCGCGGACATCGAGAAGATGTTCCGGCAAATCTTGGTCCACCCGTCGGATCAACCCCTCCAACGCATCCTGTGGCGCGACGATCCTGCTTTGCCGCTCAAGGAACTCCAGCTGTTGACGGTCACCTACGGCACAAACAGCGCGCCGTTCCTGTCGACCAGGGTACTTCAGCAGCTCGCTGACGATGAAGAACACCAGTTCCCTCTTGCCGCCCAAGCTTTACGCCGTGACTTCTACGTCGACAACCTTCTCAGTGGTTCCGATGACGAAAGCGCTCTCACCGCATCCTGCAAGCA CCAAGCTGTGCTCGCTGCGATCCCACCGGAACTCCACGAGAAAAGCGCAATCCGAGATCTGGACCATGAGGCGTCGGTAACCACCCTCGGCCTTCGATGGGAACCCAACACCGACTTCTTGCTCTTCAAACCACCACACTGGAAGGAGTCACCAGTTCTCACGAAGCGAGTGATAGCGTCGCAAGTCAGCAGCATGTTCGACCCGCTCGGATTTGTGTGTCCGACAATCACGAAAGCGAAAATCAAGTTGCAAGCACTCTGGAGGATGCAGATCGACTGGGACGCGCCAGTCCCTGAAGCGGTCGTGCGAGATTGGATGGAGTTCAAGCAAAGGTTGACCGGTTTCGATCGGCTTCGCATTCCTCGTCACGTCATCCGTCCCGGCTCCAAGCGCCTAGAACTACACGGGTTCTGCGACGCGTCGGAGAACGCGTTCGGTGCCTGCATTTACCTCCGTTCCATCTCCGAGGACAAGAAGTGCACCGTTCGTCTTCTTACCGCCAAGTCCAAAGTTGCCCCCATCAACATCAACACGATCCCACGTCTAGAACTCTGCGGCGCCCGCCTGCTTGCAAAGCTGCTGTGCCAAGTTCTGGAAAGTTACGCAATCGACGCACCTGTCTACCTCTGGACAGACTCGACCATCGTCCTGAACTGGATCTCTGGATCGCCGGTGATGTGGGGAACCTTTGTAGCCAACAGGGTCGCTGAAATCCAAGAACGCACTGCTCTCGCCACCTGGAATCACGTTCCGTCTGGAGACAACCCCGCGGACTTGGTTTCGCGAGGAATGGACCTTGACGAACTGATGGAAAGCGCACTGTGGTGGCACGGACCGCAGTGGCTTGGAATCGACCAGCATCCCTGGCCGCAAATCTACGTTCCCAACGCGAATGTGGAAGAAGAAAGACGGCGAGTCGTCTCTCTACCGGCTGTTGAAGACCAGCAGGATATCATCAACCGGTACTCAAATCTGCGTCACTTGATCAGAATCGGAGCTCTGCTTCGGCGGTTCTGCGAGAACTGCCTGCGTCACAAGAACGGTCAACTCAAGCTGGTTGGTCCACTCACCCTCGATGAACTCGATCGCACACAACTGGACCTCATCCGTCGAGTTCAGCAGCAGTATTTTGAAGAAGACTTCCGCTTACTCAGCACAACGGGAAGAGCTCACCGGAAGTCGAAGCTGCGTTTCCTTCATCCGCAGCTCGTCAATGGCATTATTCGGGTTGGCGGCCGGCTTCACAATGCGAGGATCCCGGTTGATGTCAAGCATCCGATCGTTCTACCAGCCAAACACCGCTTGACCGAGATGATCACCAGAAGAGAACACCTACGAACACTTCACGCTGGTCCTGGGCTGCTGTTGTCCACCCTCCGACAGCGATTCTGGCCTCTTGGCGGCCGGAACCTAGTGCGAAGCATCGTCCACCGGTGCATGACATGCGCCCGAGCAAAACCAAGTACGCTGCAGCAGCTGATGGGCAACCTACCAAGCGTTCGGGTCAACCAGGCACACCCTTTCGAGAACGTCGGAGTGGATCTAGCTGGTCCGATCTACATCTGTTCCTCACTACGAAACCATCGGAACCCGATCATCAAGGCGTACATCGTGGTGTACGTTTGTTTGGCAACAAAAGCGGTCCATCTGGATCTCGTCACGGACCTCACAACAGATGCCTTCATCGCCTGTCTGCGTCGATTCTGTGGACGGAGAGGACTTCCCGCGAACGTCTACTGCGACAACGGGACGAACTTCGTCGGGGCGCACAAAGAACTGGAGGATCTGCGGAAGCTGTTTTTGACGCAGCGACACCAAGATGCAGTTGCACGAGACTGTGCGGACAGCGGAATCCACTTTCACTTTATCCCACCTCGTTCGCCAACCTTCGGTGGAATCTGGGAAGCTTGCGTCAAGTCCGTCAAGCATCTGCTGCGAAGAGTCGTCGGCGATGCCCACCTCCTCGAGTCCGAGATGCAGACTGTGCTCATCCAAATTGAAGGTCAACTGAACTCACGTCCAATCGTTCCGTTGCCTGCAAGCCCGTCTGACGAAATGGCCCTTACACCAGGGCACTTCCTGGTCGGACGACCGCTCAACGCGATTCCCGACCCAGATCAACAAGCTATCCCTGAAAACCGCCTGTCTCGCTGGAGAAGAGTACAACAACTAGCACAACACTTCTGGTCGCGCTGGCACAAAGAGTATCTGGCGACTCTTCAGAATCGCTATCGCTGGAACACGGAACTGGACAATCTCGCAGTCGGTTCTGTTGTCGCGCTGATGGACGAGCGATACCCACCGCAGAAATGGCTCCTGGGACGTGTTCTCGACGTACACCCGGGTGCAGATGGCCTTGTACGGGTGGCCACGGTCAAGACGAGCACCGGGACGACTCAACGCGCCATCAACAAACTCTGCCTGCTTCCGGTGGAGATTGATCCAGCCAGCATAGCAACGCAACAACAATCGCCGGTCGAGAGGTCTCCTGGCCCTAGCTCGGGGAACAGAGCAGCCGGTTCGGACGCCGGTGCTTACTCTA ATATTCAGCCGTTCATCCTTCTAGCGTCGCACCACACCTCCCGAAGGATGACACGCACCAAACACCAACCAGGACTGCCGATCAACCCCCAGCTGTTCGAGGAGCATCTCTAA